One window from the genome of Bacillus oleivorans encodes:
- the tilS gene encoding tRNA lysidine(34) synthetase TilS, whose amino-acid sequence MFDQKVHSFIQKHTLIESGDILVAGVSGGPDSLALLHFLHRHRQQYQIDLVCAHVDHMFRGSQSYEDLLYVEEFCKTLKIPFEGKRIDVTGFLEREKLSSQNAARICRYSFFKEVMNQYKASKLVLAHHGDDQIETILMSLTRGSTMKGRSGIPYKRPFANGHIIRPFLAVDKKEIEDYCLTHDLVPRRDPTNEKLDYTRNRFRHLVLPALKNENPEVSKQFQRFSEELMEDEAYLQVLTDEYLNKVVKRKKAGLFTISVEKYLQLPQPLQRRGIHLILNYLYKEVPSNLSAVHIEQILHLFKGQHPSGTVYLPKGLYFIRSYDDGIFTYENEKEETYEYHLKPGDSILLPNGGYLSFEKVLEDPEPEQNSLTIFRLAEGTEIPLIVRTRRNGDRIKPLGLNGHKKIKELFIDQKIPMQQRKVWPIVTDRLGNIIWVPGLKKSCYEARDSKEAIYILRYR is encoded by the coding sequence ATGTTTGATCAAAAGGTTCATTCTTTTATTCAAAAACATACGCTTATTGAAAGCGGAGACATCTTAGTTGCGGGTGTATCAGGAGGGCCTGATTCACTTGCCTTACTTCATTTTTTACATAGACATAGGCAACAATACCAAATAGATTTAGTTTGTGCTCATGTCGACCATATGTTTAGAGGATCACAATCTTATGAAGACCTGCTTTATGTTGAAGAATTTTGTAAAACTTTAAAAATCCCATTTGAAGGAAAACGAATTGATGTAACAGGTTTTCTAGAACGGGAAAAGCTAAGTTCACAGAATGCTGCAAGAATTTGCCGATATTCATTTTTTAAAGAGGTTATGAATCAATACAAGGCTTCCAAGCTTGTGCTTGCCCATCATGGTGATGATCAGATTGAAACGATTCTAATGAGTCTGACGCGGGGCAGCACGATGAAAGGCAGAAGCGGAATTCCCTATAAAAGACCGTTTGCGAATGGTCACATTATTCGCCCGTTTTTAGCGGTGGATAAAAAGGAAATTGAAGACTATTGCCTTACCCATGACCTAGTGCCGCGCAGAGATCCGACGAATGAAAAATTGGATTATACAAGAAATCGGTTTAGACATTTAGTACTGCCTGCTTTAAAAAATGAGAATCCTGAGGTTTCTAAACAATTTCAGCGTTTTAGTGAAGAGCTTATGGAGGATGAGGCTTATCTGCAGGTATTAACAGACGAGTATTTGAATAAAGTAGTGAAAAGGAAAAAAGCAGGCTTGTTTACGATCTCCGTAGAGAAGTATTTGCAATTACCTCAACCTTTACAAAGAAGAGGGATTCATCTAATATTAAACTATCTTTATAAGGAAGTACCCTCTAATTTGTCTGCCGTACATATTGAACAGATCCTGCATTTGTTCAAAGGTCAGCATCCCTCTGGAACTGTATATCTTCCTAAAGGCCTTTATTTCATTCGTTCCTATGATGACGGGATCTTTACATACGAGAATGAAAAAGAGGAAACTTACGAGTACCATCTCAAACCGGGAGATTCTATATTATTACCTAATGGTGGCTATCTTTCCTTTGAGAAGGTTTTAGAAGATCCAGAACCAGAACAAAATTCCCTTACTATTTTTCGTTTAGCCGAAGGCACCGAAATACCCCTGATTGTCAGAACACGAAGGAATGGGGACCGAATCAAGCCGTTGGGGCTAAATGGCCACAAAAAAATTAAGGAATTATTTATTGATCAAAAAATTCCAATGCAGCAAAGAAAAGTTTGGCCAATTGTAACAGATCGATTGGGAAACATAATATGGGTGCCAGGTTTGAAAAAATCATGTTATGAGGCAAGAGATTCTAAAGAAGCAATATACATACTCCGATATAGATAG
- a CDS encoding VWA domain-containing protein, whose product MKPGTLKQILLITDGCSNHGEDPIAMAALANEEGITVNVIGVMENDVIDESGMKEIEEIALSGGGVSQVVYSQSLSQTVQMVTRKAMTQTIQGVVNKELQQILGRSQTLESLPPEKRGEVMEVVDELGETVDLEVLILVDTSASMKHKLPTVKEALLDLSLSLNARMGNNLFSLYVFPGKRNDVEKLLDWTPKLESLTSVFSKLSVGGITPTGPAIREAIQQFKPKRSSLKGLLGRNDDESYYEESV is encoded by the coding sequence ATGAAACCAGGTACTTTAAAGCAAATTTTGCTGATAACCGACGGTTGCTCCAATCATGGAGAAGACCCGATTGCTATGGCTGCTTTAGCTAATGAAGAGGGTATAACAGTAAATGTCATTGGTGTTATGGAGAATGATGTCATTGATGAATCCGGAATGAAGGAGATTGAGGAAATTGCTCTTTCAGGCGGAGGAGTCAGTCAGGTTGTATATTCTCAAAGCTTATCGCAAACGGTTCAGATGGTAACGAGAAAAGCGATGACACAAACGATTCAGGGAGTTGTTAATAAAGAATTACAGCAGATTTTAGGCCGTTCGCAAACTTTAGAAAGTTTGCCGCCTGAAAAAAGAGGAGAAGTTATGGAGGTTGTGGACGAGCTTGGAGAAACAGTAGACCTTGAAGTGTTGATTCTTGTCGATACGTCTGCAAGTATGAAACACAAACTGCCAACCGTTAAAGAAGCATTGCTGGACCTATCTTTAAGCCTAAACGCACGGATGGGAAATAACTTATTTTCACTTTATGTATTTCCCGGGAAAAGGAATGATGTCGAAAAATTGTTGGATTGGACGCCTAAGCTCGAATCATTAACAAGTGTATTTTCCAAGCTATCGGTTGGAGGCATAACACCAACAGGACCTGCGATTAGGGAAGCTATTCAACAATTTAAACCAAAACGTTCAAGCTTAAAAGGATTATTAGGGAGAAATGACGATGAATCCTACTATGAAGAGTCCGTTTAA
- a CDS encoding protein kinase domain-containing protein: protein MNPTMKSPFKLPPGTVIQGKWHQETYRIKKELGFGANGTVYLAETSGHLAVAIKLSTETSIVASEVNVLKALAKVQGSTLGPSLYDVDDWEVRGISIPFYTMEYIKGKDMIGFIQERGSSWIMVLIIQLLNDLHELHQLGWVFGDLKPENLMVSGPPPRIRCVDVGGTTQIGRSIKEFTEFYDRGYWGLGSRKAEPSYDLFAVVMVILTVYYGGRFEKKGGSLSIIKKKIEGIKELRPFEAILVKAIKGEFQSALEMRKALLTCKSQKQISVAANTAGILNNPANAAQNSPPSRYQKRKKRKVGSFLETVLLVAVVAAFYTLYLVYEIMGG, encoded by the coding sequence ATGAATCCTACTATGAAGAGTCCGTTTAAGCTTCCTCCTGGTACGGTCATTCAAGGAAAGTGGCATCAAGAAACATATAGAATAAAAAAGGAACTGGGTTTCGGTGCAAACGGAACCGTCTACCTTGCTGAAACAAGCGGACATTTAGCAGTAGCTATTAAATTAAGCACGGAAACATCGATAGTAGCCTCAGAAGTAAATGTATTGAAAGCATTAGCGAAGGTCCAAGGGTCTACCCTCGGACCTTCTTTGTACGATGTCGACGATTGGGAAGTGAGAGGTATTTCCATCCCTTTTTACACGATGGAATATATAAAAGGAAAAGATATGATTGGCTTTATTCAGGAGCGGGGTTCCTCGTGGATTATGGTGCTCATTATCCAGCTCCTTAACGATCTTCATGAACTCCATCAGTTAGGCTGGGTGTTCGGGGATTTGAAGCCTGAAAATTTAATGGTGTCAGGACCTCCGCCAAGAATCAGATGTGTCGATGTGGGCGGCACCACTCAAATCGGCAGATCAATTAAGGAATTTACGGAATTCTATGATCGGGGCTATTGGGGCCTTGGTTCTAGAAAGGCAGAGCCGAGTTACGATCTTTTTGCAGTTGTGATGGTCATCCTTACTGTCTATTATGGAGGACGTTTTGAGAAAAAAGGAGGCTCATTAAGTATAATTAAGAAGAAGATAGAAGGTATAAAGGAATTAAGACCGTTTGAAGCTATTCTGGTAAAAGCAATTAAAGGGGAATTCCAATCAGCCTTAGAGATGAGGAAAGCACTGCTTACCTGTAAATCCCAAAAACAAATCTCTGTCGCGGCAAATACAGCTGGCATCTTAAATAATCCAGCTAACGCAGCTCAAAACTCACCCCCTTCACGTTATCAAAAAAGAAAAAAACGCAAAGTGGGATCTTTTCTTGAAACCGTATTGCTTGTGGCAGTTGTAGCGGCTTTTTATACCTTATACCTTGTCTATGAAATAATGGGCGGGTAG